One region of Salvelinus sp. IW2-2015 linkage group LG1, ASM291031v2, whole genome shotgun sequence genomic DNA includes:
- the kctd20 gene encoding BTB/POZ domain-containing protein KCTD20, with translation MAARPDFQREGRGEKNLSPLSRLPHERVTLMVDGTHFVVDPALFTAHPDTMLGRMFGPARHFTRPNAKGEYEIAEGIGASIFKVVLDFYKGGILQCPEGVSVSELREACDYLCINFDYSTVRCRDLSALLHELSNDGAKRQFDVFLEELVVPVMVSSAQEGERECHIVVLTDDDIVDWDHDNPPPMGEEYSQILYSTKLYRFFKYIENRDVAKALLKERGLKNIRIGIEGYPTCKEKVKRRPGGRSEVIYNYVQRPFIQLSWEKEEGKSRHVDFQCVRSKSVPNLIASLGEPTRPAATPNPQVDELDRLISPDPRPQSQAPPPPTNDS, from the exons ATGGCAGCACGTCCAGACTTCCAACGTGAGGGGAGGGGTGAGAAGaacctgtctcccctgtctcgcCTCCCCCATGAGCGGGTGACCCTGATGGTGGACGGGACTCACTTTGTGGTGGACCCCGCCCTGTTCACCGCCCACCCCGACACCATGCTGGGGAG GATGTTTGGTCCTGCCCGTCACTTCACCCGGCCAAACGCCAAGGGAGAGTATGAGATCGCTGAGGGAATCGGAGCCAGCATATTCAAAGTCGTCCTG gACTTTTACAAAGGGGGTATCCTGCAGTGTCCAGAGGGGGTGTCAGTGTCTGAGCTCAGAGAAGCGTGTGACTACCTCTGTATTAACTTTGACTACAGTACCGTCAGGTGCCGAGACCTCA GTGCATTGCTGCATGAGCTGTCCAACGACGGTGCAAAGCGTCAGTTTGATGTCTTCCTAGAGGAGCTAGTTGTTCCGGTGATGGTGTCTAGTGctcaggagggggagagggagtgtcACATCGTAGTTCTCACAGATGATGACATAGTGGATTGGGACCATGACAACCCTCCACCCATGGGAGAGGAGTACTCACAGA TTCTGTACAGCACCAAGCTCTACCGCTTCTTCAAGTACATAGAGAACAGAGATGTGGCCAAAGCACTGTTAAAGGAGAGAGGACTGAAGAACATTCGCATCGGCATTGAGG GGTACCCTACCTGTAAGGAGAAGGTGAAGCGCCGTCCCGGtgggaggtcagaggtcatctaTAACTACGTGCAGCGGCCCTTCATCCAGCTGTcctgggagaaggaggaagggaagagtcGACACGTGGACTTCCAGTGCGTCCGAAGCAAGAGTGTCCCCAACCTCATCGCCTCTCTGGGGGAGCCAACACGACCCGCAGCCACACCCAACCCGCAGGTCGATGAGCTGGATAGGCTGATCAGCCCTGATCCCCGCCCCCAGTCTCaggccccacccccacccaccaaTGATAGTTGA
- the LOC111963347 gene encoding serine/threonine-protein kinase 38 isoform X2, which produces MATRGHSSCSSMSNHTKERVTMAKVTLENFYSNLISQHEEREMRQQKLERVMDEEGLPDEEKCMRRSQHARKETEFLRLKRTRLGLEDFESLKVIGRGAFGEVRLVQKKDTGHVYAMKILRKADMLEKEQVGHIRADRDILVQADSLWVVKMFYSFQDKMNLYLLMEFXPGGDMMTLLMKKDTLSEEETQFYVAETVLAIDSIHQMGFIHRDIKPDNVLLDSKGHVKLSDFGLCTGLKKAHRTEFYRNLNHSVSNDFTSQYMNSKRKAETWKRNRRQLAFSTVGTPDYIAPEVFMQTGYNKLCDWWSLGVIMYEMLIGYPPFCSETPQETYKKVMNWKETLVFPPEVPISERAKELILRFCCEGDHRIGATGVEEIKRNPFFEGVDYDHIRERPAAIPVEIKSIDDTSNFDEFPESDILSPTAAPTKSPAAAAAAEADYKNKDWVFINYTYKRFEGLTARGAIPSYMKGSKR; this is translated from the exons GCAACAGAAGCTGGAGAGGGTGATGGATGAGGAGGGACTGCCTGATGAGGAG AAGTGTATGCGGCGCTCCCAGCACGCACGTAAGGAGACAGAGTTCCTGAGGCTGAAGAGAACCAGGCTGGGATTGGAAGACTTTGAGTCCCTCAAGGTGATTGGTCGAGGAGCCTTTGGAGAG GTGCGTCTGGTCCAGAAGAAGGACACAGGTCATGTCTATGCCATGAAGATCCTGCGCAAGGCTGACATGCTGGAGaaggaacag gTGGGCCATATCCGGGCTGAYAGGGACATCCTGGTGCAGGCAGACAGTCTGTGGGTGGTCAAGATGTTCTACAGCTTCCAGGACAAGATGAACCTCTACCTACTCATGGAGTTCRtacctggag GTGACATGATGACATTGCTGATGAAGAAGGATACTCTGTCAGAGGAGGAGACTCAGTTCTATGTGGCTGAGACGGTCCTGGCCATAGACTCGATACACCAGATGGGCTTCATACACAGAGACATCAAACCTGACAATGTACTGCTGGACTCCAAG ggccATGTGAAGCTATCAGACTTCGGCTTGTGTACAGGGTTGAAGAAGGCCCATCGGACAGAGTTCTACAGGAACCTCAACCATAGCGTTTCCAACGACTTCA CATCTCAGTACATGAACTCCAAGAGGAAAGCAGAGACCTGGAAGAGGAACAGACGACAGCTG gcTTTCTCCACTGTGGGAACTCCAGACTACATCGCCCCGGAAGTGTTCATGCAGACCGGATACAACAAGCTCTGTGATTGGTGGAGCCTGGGGGTCATCATGTACGAGATGCTGATTG GCTACCCCCCGTTCTGTTCGGAGACGCCCCAGGAGACATATAAGAAGGTGATGAACTGGAAGGAGACTCTGGTGTTCCCTCCGGAAGTCCCCATCTCAGAGAGGGCCAAGGAACTCATCCTCAG GTTCTGCTGTGAGGGAGATCATCGGATCGGGGCGACAGGGGTAGAGGAGATCAAGAGAAACCCATTCTTTGAAGGAGTCGATTACGACCACATCAG GGAGAGACCTGCAGCGATCCCAGTGGAGATCAAAAGCATAGACGACACGTCAAACTTCGACGAGTTCCCTGAGTCGGACATCCTCTCACCCACAg CAGCACCCACCAAgtctccagcagcagcagcagcagctgaggcTGACTATAAAAATAAGGACTGGGTCTTCATCAACTACACCTACAAGCGATTCGAGGGCCTGACAGCCAGGGGAGCCATCCCTTCCTACATGAAGGGAAGCAAGAGATGA
- the LOC111963347 gene encoding serine/threonine-protein kinase 38 isoform X3 — translation MDEEGLPDEEKCMRRSQHARKETEFLRLKRTRLGLEDFESLKVIGRGAFGEVRLVQKKDTGHVYAMKILRKADMLEKEQVGHIRADRDILVQADSLWVVKMFYSFQDKMNLYLLMEFXPGGDMMTLLMKKDTLSEEETQFYVAETVLAIDSIHQMGFIHRDIKPDNVLLDSKGHVKLSDFGLCTGLKKAHRTEFYRNLNHSVSNDFTSQYMNSKRKAETWKRNRRQLAFSTVGTPDYIAPEVFMQTGYNKLCDWWSLGVIMYEMLIGYPPFCSETPQETYKKVMNWKETLVFPPEVPISERAKELILRFCCEGDHRIGATGVEEIKRNPFFEGVDYDHIRERPAAIPVEIKSIDDTSNFDEFPESDILSPTAAAAPTKSPAAAAAAEADYKNKDWVFINYTYKRFEGLTARGAIPSYMKGSKR, via the exons ATGGATGAGGAGGGACTGCCTGATGAGGAG AAGTGTATGCGGCGCTCCCAGCACGCACGTAAGGAGACAGAGTTCCTGAGGCTGAAGAGAACCAGGCTGGGATTGGAAGACTTTGAGTCCCTCAAGGTGATTGGTCGAGGAGCCTTTGGAGAG GTGCGTCTGGTCCAGAAGAAGGACACAGGTCATGTCTATGCCATGAAGATCCTGCGCAAGGCTGACATGCTGGAGaaggaacag gTGGGCCATATCCGGGCTGAYAGGGACATCCTGGTGCAGGCAGACAGTCTGTGGGTGGTCAAGATGTTCTACAGCTTCCAGGACAAGATGAACCTCTACCTACTCATGGAGTTCRtacctggag GTGACATGATGACATTGCTGATGAAGAAGGATACTCTGTCAGAGGAGGAGACTCAGTTCTATGTGGCTGAGACGGTCCTGGCCATAGACTCGATACACCAGATGGGCTTCATACACAGAGACATCAAACCTGACAATGTACTGCTGGACTCCAAG ggccATGTGAAGCTATCAGACTTCGGCTTGTGTACAGGGTTGAAGAAGGCCCATCGGACAGAGTTCTACAGGAACCTCAACCATAGCGTTTCCAACGACTTCA CATCTCAGTACATGAACTCCAAGAGGAAAGCAGAGACCTGGAAGAGGAACAGACGACAGCTG gcTTTCTCCACTGTGGGAACTCCAGACTACATCGCCCCGGAAGTGTTCATGCAGACCGGATACAACAAGCTCTGTGATTGGTGGAGCCTGGGGGTCATCATGTACGAGATGCTGATTG GCTACCCCCCGTTCTGTTCGGAGACGCCCCAGGAGACATATAAGAAGGTGATGAACTGGAAGGAGACTCTGGTGTTCCCTCCGGAAGTCCCCATCTCAGAGAGGGCCAAGGAACTCATCCTCAG GTTCTGCTGTGAGGGAGATCATCGGATCGGGGCGACAGGGGTAGAGGAGATCAAGAGAAACCCATTCTTTGAAGGAGTCGATTACGACCACATCAG GGAGAGACCTGCAGCGATCCCAGTGGAGATCAAAAGCATAGACGACACGTCAAACTTCGACGAGTTCCCTGAGTCGGACATCCTCTCACCCACAg ctGCAGCAGCACCCACCAAgtctccagcagcagcagcagcagctgaggcTGACTATAAAAATAAGGACTGGGTCTTCATCAACTACACCTACAAGCGATTCGAGGGCCTGACAGCCAGGGGAGCCATCCCTTCCTACATGAAGGGAAGCAAGAGATGA
- the LOC111963347 gene encoding serine/threonine-protein kinase 38 isoform X1: MATRGHSSCSSMSNHTKERVTMAKVTLENFYSNLISQHEEREMRQQKLERVMDEEGLPDEEKCMRRSQHARKETEFLRLKRTRLGLEDFESLKVIGRGAFGEVRLVQKKDTGHVYAMKILRKADMLEKEQVGHIRADRDILVQADSLWVVKMFYSFQDKMNLYLLMEFXPGGDMMTLLMKKDTLSEEETQFYVAETVLAIDSIHQMGFIHRDIKPDNVLLDSKGHVKLSDFGLCTGLKKAHRTEFYRNLNHSVSNDFTSQYMNSKRKAETWKRNRRQLAFSTVGTPDYIAPEVFMQTGYNKLCDWWSLGVIMYEMLIGYPPFCSETPQETYKKVMNWKETLVFPPEVPISERAKELILRFCCEGDHRIGATGVEEIKRNPFFEGVDYDHIRERPAAIPVEIKSIDDTSNFDEFPESDILSPTAAAAPTKSPAAAAAAEADYKNKDWVFINYTYKRFEGLTARGAIPSYMKGSKR, from the exons GCAACAGAAGCTGGAGAGGGTGATGGATGAGGAGGGACTGCCTGATGAGGAG AAGTGTATGCGGCGCTCCCAGCACGCACGTAAGGAGACAGAGTTCCTGAGGCTGAAGAGAACCAGGCTGGGATTGGAAGACTTTGAGTCCCTCAAGGTGATTGGTCGAGGAGCCTTTGGAGAG GTGCGTCTGGTCCAGAAGAAGGACACAGGTCATGTCTATGCCATGAAGATCCTGCGCAAGGCTGACATGCTGGAGaaggaacag gTGGGCCATATCCGGGCTGAYAGGGACATCCTGGTGCAGGCAGACAGTCTGTGGGTGGTCAAGATGTTCTACAGCTTCCAGGACAAGATGAACCTCTACCTACTCATGGAGTTCRtacctggag GTGACATGATGACATTGCTGATGAAGAAGGATACTCTGTCAGAGGAGGAGACTCAGTTCTATGTGGCTGAGACGGTCCTGGCCATAGACTCGATACACCAGATGGGCTTCATACACAGAGACATCAAACCTGACAATGTACTGCTGGACTCCAAG ggccATGTGAAGCTATCAGACTTCGGCTTGTGTACAGGGTTGAAGAAGGCCCATCGGACAGAGTTCTACAGGAACCTCAACCATAGCGTTTCCAACGACTTCA CATCTCAGTACATGAACTCCAAGAGGAAAGCAGAGACCTGGAAGAGGAACAGACGACAGCTG gcTTTCTCCACTGTGGGAACTCCAGACTACATCGCCCCGGAAGTGTTCATGCAGACCGGATACAACAAGCTCTGTGATTGGTGGAGCCTGGGGGTCATCATGTACGAGATGCTGATTG GCTACCCCCCGTTCTGTTCGGAGACGCCCCAGGAGACATATAAGAAGGTGATGAACTGGAAGGAGACTCTGGTGTTCCCTCCGGAAGTCCCCATCTCAGAGAGGGCCAAGGAACTCATCCTCAG GTTCTGCTGTGAGGGAGATCATCGGATCGGGGCGACAGGGGTAGAGGAGATCAAGAGAAACCCATTCTTTGAAGGAGTCGATTACGACCACATCAG GGAGAGACCTGCAGCGATCCCAGTGGAGATCAAAAGCATAGACGACACGTCAAACTTCGACGAGTTCCCTGAGTCGGACATCCTCTCACCCACAg ctGCAGCAGCACCCACCAAgtctccagcagcagcagcagcagctgaggcTGACTATAAAAATAAGGACTGGGTCTTCATCAACTACACCTACAAGCGATTCGAGGGCCTGACAGCCAGGGGAGCCATCCCTTCCTACATGAAGGGAAGCAAGAGATGA